The Vigna unguiculata cultivar IT97K-499-35 chromosome 6, ASM411807v1, whole genome shotgun sequence genome contains a region encoding:
- the LOC114187140 gene encoding glutaredoxin-C9-like yields MHQAIPYRTCIPAGGGRDQSHAGGTVESNGADPASVATVVSENAVVIIGRRDCCMCHVVKRLLQGLGVNPPVYEVHEDHEAAVARHLSPHTAETLQFPAVFLAGKLFGGLERVMATHISGELVPILKDAGALWL; encoded by the coding sequence ATGCACCAAGCCATTCCCTACAGAACTTGCATCCCTGCCGGCGGCGGACGTGACCAGTCACACGCTGGAGGGACCGTGGAATCCAATGGTGCTGATCCAGCCAGTGTGGCCACAGTGGTTTCAGAAAACGCCGTCGTCATCATTGGGAGACGGGACTGCTGCATGTGCCACGTGGTCAAAAGGTTGTTACAAGGCCTTGGAGTCAACCCTCCCGTTTACGAGGTTCACGAGGACCACGAAGCTGCCGTTGCTCGCCACCTCTCCCCCCACACCGCAGAAACACTCCAGTTTCCGGCGGTGTTCCTTGCCGGCAAACTCTTCGGAGGGTTGGAACGTGTCATGGCCACTCATATATCAGGTGAATTGGTTCCCATATTGAAGGATGCTGGTGCCTTGTGGCTCTGA